Proteins encoded by one window of Lepeophtheirus salmonis chromosome 3, UVic_Lsal_1.4, whole genome shotgun sequence:
- the LOC121115069 gene encoding uncharacterized protein isoform X2 produces MRTKTITFLISLLILHDSSAIIQHVLPVCARPGLDLGVKSGSLLGSFGAAAYTGAISSCPTLIPHLTMVGGSGVLPALLSGPFAPVATIITAGLVGGALGGTAGSLISCREVGLQNGTHALIQEANYEQEDYENQYLWNSPSDLDYDSIDTMKDETDLYRYDPTNLQNVDINNDPSRNNWLSHNGQRSNMLDNTLRRKISVHGNHGIDRMKRRKYESSMRKAEENRKYKIRRLDHFKRQPILLSKRRSQLSRKAISKLLKSKFRKRFELVKLKKGKDKKLYMKRRRKNPFRSGFKRRRYSGK; encoded by the exons ATGAGAACGAAGACG ATTACATTCCTCATTTCGCTACTCATTCTTCATGACTCATCTGCTATCATACAGCATGTTCTCCCAGTGTGTGCACGTCCAGGACTTGATTTAGGAGTGAAATCAGGATCATTACTTGGTAGTTTCGGTGCAGCTGCTTATACTGGTGCAATATCATCTTGTCCTACTCTGATACCTCACTTGACTATGGTTGGAGGATCTGGAGTGCTTCCAGCACTCTTGTCAGGACCTTTTGCTCCAGTTGCTACGATTATTACGGCTGGACTGGTTGGAGGGGCATTAGGAGGGACTGCTGGATCCTTAATTAGTTGCAGAGAAGTTGGACTTCAAAATGGAACTCATGCTTTAATACAAGAAGCAAATTACGAGCAGGAGGACTATGAAAA TCAATATTTATGGAACAGTCCAAGTGATTTGGATTATGATAGTATCGACACCATGAAAGATGAAACTGATTTGTATCGTTACGATCCAACTAATCTTCAAAATGTGGACATAAATAATGACCCTAGTCGAAATAACTGGTTGTCCCATAATGGTCAACGATCAAATATGCTGGACAATACactaagaagaaaaatatctgTCCATGGGAATCATGGAATTGATAGAATGAAACGTCGTAAGTATGAAAGTTCCATGCGTAAAGCTGAAGAAAATAGGAAATACAAGATACGAAGGCTAGATCATTTTAAAAGACAACCCATTCTTTTAAGTAAACGACGATCTCAATTGTCCAGGAAGGCCATTTCTAAATTACTCAAATCCAAGTTCAGAAAAAGGTTTGAACttgttaaattgaaaaaagggaaagacaaaaaattatatatgaagagACGTCGGAAAAATCCATTTCGCTCAGGGTTCAAAAGAAGAAGGTATTCTGGGAAATGA
- the LOC121115069 gene encoding uncharacterized protein isoform X1, which produces MNLSFKITFLISLLILHDSSAIIQHVLPVCARPGLDLGVKSGSLLGSFGAAAYTGAISSCPTLIPHLTMVGGSGVLPALLSGPFAPVATIITAGLVGGALGGTAGSLISCREVGLQNGTHALIQEANYEQEDYENQYLWNSPSDLDYDSIDTMKDETDLYRYDPTNLQNVDINNDPSRNNWLSHNGQRSNMLDNTLRRKISVHGNHGIDRMKRRKYESSMRKAEENRKYKIRRLDHFKRQPILLSKRRSQLSRKAISKLLKSKFRKRFELVKLKKGKDKKLYMKRRRKNPFRSGFKRRRYSGK; this is translated from the exons ATGAACCTTTCATTCAAGATTACATTCCTCATTTCGCTACTCATTCTTCATGACTCATCTGCTATCATACAGCATGTTCTCCCAGTGTGTGCACGTCCAGGACTTGATTTAGGAGTGAAATCAGGATCATTACTTGGTAGTTTCGGTGCAGCTGCTTATACTGGTGCAATATCATCTTGTCCTACTCTGATACCTCACTTGACTATGGTTGGAGGATCTGGAGTGCTTCCAGCACTCTTGTCAGGACCTTTTGCTCCAGTTGCTACGATTATTACGGCTGGACTGGTTGGAGGGGCATTAGGAGGGACTGCTGGATCCTTAATTAGTTGCAGAGAAGTTGGACTTCAAAATGGAACTCATGCTTTAATACAAGAAGCAAATTACGAGCAGGAGGACTATGAAAA TCAATATTTATGGAACAGTCCAAGTGATTTGGATTATGATAGTATCGACACCATGAAAGATGAAACTGATTTGTATCGTTACGATCCAACTAATCTTCAAAATGTGGACATAAATAATGACCCTAGTCGAAATAACTGGTTGTCCCATAATGGTCAACGATCAAATATGCTGGACAATACactaagaagaaaaatatctgTCCATGGGAATCATGGAATTGATAGAATGAAACGTCGTAAGTATGAAAGTTCCATGCGTAAAGCTGAAGAAAATAGGAAATACAAGATACGAAGGCTAGATCATTTTAAAAGACAACCCATTCTTTTAAGTAAACGACGATCTCAATTGTCCAGGAAGGCCATTTCTAAATTACTCAAATCCAAGTTCAGAAAAAGGTTTGAACttgttaaattgaaaaaagggaaagacaaaaaattatatatgaagagACGTCGGAAAAATCCATTTCGCTCAGGGTTCAAAAGAAGAAGGTATTCTGGGAAATGA